The following proteins are encoded in a genomic region of Sulfurimonas sp. HSL3-7:
- a CDS encoding efflux RND transporter permease subunit has translation MYKFAITRPITTLMLFLSLVIFGLMSFSSMNTVLFPKVDFPIVTVKTMYYGADPETVESKVTEKIEEAVSSVAGLDKLNSESSENVSVVTLIFDMEVDITEAANDVRDKVSAIQLDSGVEKPIVSKLDVGSAPVLSLFVASDKVKSTRLMQTVDEVIKPMLERQRGVGSINIIGYQDREIKIYPDPFALRKYGISAVDLKQLIQASNVKMSGGKLITDKDQLMVKVQANANSITELENFEILQGVKLRDIARVEDTLEDAESLSTFNGKPGVILQIQKISDANTLNVIAGIKKVIPDVEERIGGDYTLQYFNDTSNFINASLDHVLFDLIYGGILAIIIVFLFLRNLTATIVSAIAIPTSIIGTFFLMDLFGYELNKVSMLGLTLAIGIFIDDAIVVIENIYKKIEAGLDKVEAAQDGTREIAFSILAISSMLLAVFIPVSMMGGIVGKFFNAFAFTVAIGIFISYFVAIMLIPAVSARVLKKGESRFYHMTEPLFVFIDRSYVKLVGMTVKYAKTTILATFLILFASFSLAGNIGMDFVPKEDKSEFEITLKAPIGVSLEEMQRRSEAVAELTRQNEFVEYTALTVAYNTTRDAHRSQIYVKLRDVSKRKTTQEEIIVQTRKALAGFKGFETIAVADIPNIKGAGAATPFQMIIQGNDFDSLQATVDKIIARMKTNPGIVEISTNYESGKPELTIDIQREESTHMGVSAQEISGIIATVLSSDRAISQFEEGGKQYDITMRFSDEYRRTVEDLKHLEVKTINGDFVALEGLVNFVESEGPVSIHHFNRQRQISISANLDGIPLGEAVDTAVNGIANDLGKGMKYGFLGMAEEMKKMGKEFGLAFGLAFLMMYIILAALYESLLQPLIIMVALPMSFIGVLLALIIAGKNFNLFTMMGIILLMGMVGKNAVLLVDFANQQLRKGSSVSEALILAGEKRLRPILMTTFAMVFAMLPLVFMKGAGYESNSPMATAVVGGLISSMLLTLIVVPSIYKFLSPLDLWMRKFYDLDFMEVTKTDRSEKQELPR, from the coding sequence ATGTATAAATTTGCAATTACCCGGCCAATCACCACCCTGATGCTCTTTTTGTCATTGGTGATCTTCGGTCTAATGAGTTTCAGCAGCATGAACACCGTGCTTTTTCCCAAGGTCGATTTTCCGATCGTGACCGTAAAGACGATGTACTACGGGGCCGATCCGGAGACAGTAGAGTCAAAGGTGACCGAGAAGATCGAAGAGGCGGTTTCGTCGGTCGCCGGTCTGGATAAGCTAAATTCCGAGAGCAGCGAGAACGTCTCGGTCGTCACGTTGATCTTTGATATGGAGGTCGATATTACCGAAGCAGCCAACGATGTCCGCGACAAGGTCTCGGCGATTCAGCTTGACAGCGGGGTCGAAAAGCCTATAGTCAGTAAGCTGGATGTCGGCTCTGCTCCTGTACTTTCACTCTTCGTCGCCTCGGACAAGGTCAAGAGTACCCGTCTGATGCAGACGGTTGATGAGGTGATCAAACCGATGCTTGAGCGCCAAAGAGGGGTGGGTAGCATCAACATCATCGGGTACCAGGACCGCGAGATCAAGATCTATCCGGACCCTTTTGCCCTACGCAAATACGGGATCTCCGCAGTCGATCTGAAGCAGCTTATCCAGGCTTCGAATGTCAAGATGAGCGGCGGCAAACTGATCACCGACAAGGACCAGCTGATGGTCAAGGTTCAGGCCAATGCGAACAGCATTACGGAGCTGGAGAACTTTGAGATCCTTCAAGGGGTCAAGCTCCGTGATATCGCCCGGGTGGAGGATACGCTCGAAGATGCGGAGAGCCTGTCTACTTTTAACGGAAAACCGGGCGTGATCCTGCAGATCCAGAAGATCTCGGATGCGAATACCCTCAATGTTATCGCCGGCATCAAGAAGGTGATTCCTGATGTCGAAGAGCGTATCGGCGGCGACTATACATTGCAGTATTTCAACGATACCTCGAACTTTATCAACGCGTCGCTCGACCATGTCCTGTTCGACCTGATCTACGGGGGTATTCTGGCGATCATTATCGTCTTTCTTTTTTTGCGCAACCTGACGGCGACCATCGTCTCGGCGATCGCGATCCCGACCTCGATCATCGGGACTTTTTTCCTGATGGACCTGTTTGGTTACGAGCTGAACAAGGTGAGTATGCTGGGGTTGACGCTGGCGATCGGTATCTTCATTGATGATGCGATCGTTGTCATCGAGAATATTTATAAAAAGATAGAAGCCGGGCTTGACAAGGTGGAAGCCGCGCAGGATGGGACCCGCGAGATCGCGTTTTCGATTCTGGCGATCTCTTCCATGCTTCTGGCCGTCTTTATCCCGGTCAGTATGATGGGCGGTATCGTCGGGAAGTTCTTTAACGCCTTCGCCTTCACGGTGGCCATCGGTATCTTTATCTCCTACTTCGTCGCGATCATGCTGATCCCGGCGGTGAGTGCGAGGGTGCTGAAAAAAGGGGAGTCGCGTTTCTACCATATGACGGAGCCGCTCTTCGTCTTTATCGACCGCAGCTACGTTAAGCTGGTCGGTATGACGGTCAAGTATGCCAAAACAACGATTTTGGCAACCTTTCTGATCCTGTTTGCAAGTTTCTCGCTCGCGGGCAACATCGGGATGGACTTTGTCCCGAAAGAGGATAAGAGCGAGTTCGAGATCACGCTTAAAGCGCCGATCGGCGTCAGTCTCGAAGAGATGCAGCGCCGTTCGGAAGCGGTGGCGGAGCTTACCCGTCAAAACGAGTTCGTCGAATACACTGCGTTGACTGTCGCCTACAACACGACGCGCGATGCCCACAGGTCGCAGATCTACGTCAAACTGCGCGATGTTTCCAAGCGTAAAACGACACAGGAAGAGATCATCGTGCAGACACGTAAGGCACTTGCCGGATTTAAAGGGTTTGAGACGATCGCGGTCGCGGATATTCCGAACATCAAAGGGGCGGGTGCGGCGACGCCGTTTCAGATGATCATCCAGGGCAACGATTTCGACTCCCTGCAGGCCACTGTCGACAAGATCATTGCACGCATGAAGACAAACCCGGGGATCGTCGAGATCTCGACCAATTACGAGTCGGGAAAACCGGAACTTACCATCGATATTCAGCGTGAGGAGAGCACCCATATGGGGGTCTCTGCACAGGAGATCAGTGGTATCATCGCGACCGTACTCTCAAGCGACCGCGCGATTTCGCAATTTGAAGAGGGGGGCAAGCAGTATGACATCACGATGCGTTTTTCGGACGAGTACCGCCGCACGGTGGAGGACCTGAAACATCTGGAGGTCAAAACGATCAACGGTGATTTTGTCGCACTGGAGGGGCTGGTGAATTTTGTCGAGTCTGAAGGCCCGGTCTCGATCCACCACTTCAACCGACAACGCCAGATCAGCATTTCGGCCAACCTCGACGGCATCCCTCTGGGCGAAGCAGTCGATACGGCTGTCAACGGGATTGCCAACGACCTTGGAAAAGGGATGAAATACGGCTTTCTAGGAATGGCGGAAGAGATGAAGAAGATGGGCAAAGAGTTCGGCCTCGCCTTCGGTCTCGCTTTTTTGATGATGTACATCATTCTGGCCGCCCTCTATGAATCTTTGCTGCAGCCGCTCATCATCATGGTGGCGCTGCCGATGTCCTTTATCGGGGTGCTTCTGGCCCTGATCATCGCGGGCAAGAATTTCAATCTCTTTACGATGATGGGGATCATCCTGCTGATGGGGATGGTCGGTAAAAATGCGGTCCTGCTGGTCGATTTTGCCAACCAGCAGCTGCGCAAGGGTTCGAGTGTCAGTGAAGCGCTTATATTGGCAGGCGAAAAACGTCTGCGCCCGATCCTGATGACCACCTTTGCAATGGTCTTTGCGATGCTGCCGCTTGTCTTTATGAAAGGGGCGGGTTACGAGAGCAATTCGCCGATGGCGACGGCGGTTGTCGGCGGTCTTATCTCGTCGATGCTGCTGACGTTGATCGTCGTGCCGTCGATCTACAAGTTTCTAAGTCCGCTCGATCTCTGGATGCGCAAGTTCTATGACCTCGATTTTATGGAAGTGACAAAAACGGATAGAAGCGAAAAGCAGGAACTGCCTAGATAG
- a CDS encoding pentapeptide repeat-containing protein: MKPAPFQEDNFAEEFIDLDLSEAEIVSKEFEECTFINCDFSEAQLRHCIFDDCRFLKCNLSVVKVDGSRFSNVVFEESKLSGIDWTKAAYSEILLDAPFTFINCIVDYASFYGLTLQSMVIRECKAYDVDFRECDLSGADLRETDLTDTLFRNTNLSGADLTLAENYTIDINVNTIKGARFSRYEALTLLEGLEITLVD; encoded by the coding sequence GTGAAGCCAGCCCCCTTTCAGGAGGACAACTTCGCAGAGGAGTTCATAGATCTGGACCTCTCCGAAGCAGAGATCGTCTCAAAAGAGTTTGAAGAGTGCACCTTTATCAACTGCGATTTCAGCGAGGCCCAGCTTCGCCACTGCATCTTTGACGACTGCCGTTTTCTCAAGTGCAACCTGAGTGTGGTGAAGGTCGACGGCAGCAGGTTCTCAAATGTTGTTTTTGAAGAGAGCAAGCTCAGCGGCATTGACTGGACGAAAGCCGCATACTCGGAGATCCTGCTGGACGCCCCGTTCACATTTATAAACTGTATAGTGGACTACGCCTCTTTTTACGGCCTTACGCTGCAGTCGATGGTGATAAGAGAGTGCAAAGCGTACGATGTCGACTTCAGGGAGTGCGACCTCTCCGGGGCCGATCTGAGGGAGACGGATCTGACCGACACTCTCTTTCGCAACACGAATCTGAGCGGCGCCGATCTTACCCTGGCCGAAAACTACACGATCGATATCAATGTCAACACGATCAAAGGGGCCCGGTTCAGCCGATACGAAGCGCTTA
- the truC gene encoding tRNA pseudouridine(65) synthase TruC, which produces MEELEIIYRDEYLVAINKPTDLLVHRSWIDKDETRFAIQMLRDQIGQYVYPVHRLDKPTSGVLLFALTKEIARALSEQMQANAFKKQYVALVRGYTDEKGLIDYALKEVLDKMTDAKARQDKAAQEAVTAYEKIGQVELPFAVGRYNTARYSLLKLNPQTGRKHQLRRHMKHILHPIVGDTKYGRGEHNRFFREQFNAHRLLLHANALTFTHPVSERELLLRAGLDELFSGLIEQLGLSCDAELTESSAVFGGEA; this is translated from the coding sequence ATGGAAGAACTAGAGATAATCTATCGAGATGAGTACCTCGTTGCAATAAACAAGCCGACCGACCTTCTGGTCCACCGCTCCTGGATCGACAAGGACGAGACGCGTTTCGCCATTCAGATGCTGCGCGATCAGATTGGACAATATGTCTACCCGGTGCACCGCCTCGACAAACCGACGTCGGGAGTGCTGCTCTTCGCCCTTACCAAAGAGATTGCCAGGGCTCTCTCCGAGCAGATGCAGGCGAATGCGTTCAAAAAACAGTATGTCGCCCTTGTCCGAGGCTATACCGATGAGAAAGGTCTTATCGACTATGCCCTCAAAGAGGTGCTCGACAAGATGACGGATGCCAAAGCGCGGCAGGACAAAGCAGCGCAGGAGGCGGTGACCGCCTATGAGAAGATCGGCCAGGTCGAACTGCCGTTTGCGGTGGGTCGCTACAACACGGCGCGGTATTCGCTGCTGAAGCTGAATCCGCAGACAGGGCGGAAGCACCAGCTCAGGCGCCACATGAAGCATATCCTCCACCCGATCGTCGGCGATACGAAGTACGGACGGGGGGAGCATAACCGTTTTTTCAGAGAGCAGTTCAATGCCCACCGTCTGCTGCTTCACGCCAATGCCCTGACCTTTACCCATCCTGTATCAGAGCGCGAGCTGCTCCTGCGGGCCGGTCTTGATGAGTTGTTTTCGGGCCTCATTGAGCAGCTGGGTTTGAGCTGTGACGCGGAGCTGACAGAGAGTAGTGCCGTTTTCGGAGGTGAAGCGTGA
- a CDS encoding TolC family protein, producing the protein MQRLLILPLIAVSLFGSDLALLIEKAQKNERVEVYRQKMNASEQTYEAVKSSYYPRIDLGAAAHFTSPKGPMDAGELYNVNAEASLVLMDGFKRENILDEKSSLKRSSSYNLSQARKEVAMEVATHYFNLKTVEADLAALNQKREQLQEQLNRQEKFFRAKLTTEDNVERIRAAVANTDYEIASQLYSRDEVIAKLYTLTNEVVEKVDESTIMPPLYAQREEMDALKSLASQAEAVRYQAEQADSTNYPTIVLSDKYGYTEYKDDNLEAFGFERVNSQNVLMLNLSMNLWDFSAASEQRQAVMAEHNALKAELAYKQKEADADLKLAERAIERSKKLLEAALLSQRASDRTFAVIDKKYQVRVVDYVKYLDALTQKIEAQAQYNRALGALEISYARYYYYAGFDVKEYVK; encoded by the coding sequence ATGCAACGTCTACTGATACTACCTCTGATCGCGGTTTCTCTTTTCGGGTCTGATCTGGCTCTATTGATCGAGAAGGCACAGAAAAACGAACGGGTCGAAGTCTATCGACAGAAGATGAATGCCTCGGAGCAGACATACGAAGCGGTCAAGTCCTCCTACTACCCCCGGATCGATCTGGGGGCAGCGGCACACTTCACCTCCCCGAAAGGGCCGATGGATGCGGGAGAGCTCTATAATGTCAATGCCGAGGCTTCCTTGGTCCTTATGGACGGTTTCAAACGTGAAAACATACTTGACGAGAAGAGCAGTCTGAAACGTTCAAGCAGCTACAACCTCTCCCAGGCCAGGAAAGAGGTCGCAATGGAGGTGGCAACGCACTATTTTAACCTCAAGACGGTAGAGGCCGATCTCGCCGCGCTCAATCAGAAGCGAGAGCAGCTTCAGGAACAGCTCAACCGCCAGGAGAAGTTCTTCAGAGCGAAGCTCACGACCGAGGACAATGTCGAACGGATCAGAGCAGCAGTGGCCAATACCGACTACGAGATCGCTTCGCAGCTCTACAGTCGTGACGAGGTGATCGCGAAACTCTATACTCTGACCAACGAGGTGGTCGAGAAAGTGGACGAGAGCACGATTATGCCGCCGCTGTACGCTCAGAGAGAAGAAATGGATGCCTTGAAATCATTGGCATCGCAGGCCGAGGCGGTCCGCTATCAGGCGGAACAGGCCGACAGTACGAACTATCCGACCATCGTTTTATCGGACAAATACGGCTATACGGAGTATAAAGACGATAATCTGGAAGCTTTCGGATTTGAGCGGGTCAACAGTCAAAACGTGTTGATGCTCAACCTTTCAATGAACCTTTGGGACTTCTCTGCCGCCTCCGAACAGCGTCAGGCCGTGATGGCAGAGCACAACGCGCTTAAAGCGGAGCTTGCCTATAAGCAGAAAGAGGCAGATGCCGACCTGAAACTGGCGGAACGGGCTATCGAACGTTCCAAAAAACTTCTGGAAGCGGCACTGTTGTCGCAGCGCGCGTCGGACCGTACTTTTGCGGTCATTGACAAAAAGTACCAGGTGCGCGTGGTGGACTATGTGAAATACCTTGACGCATTGACGCAAAAGATTGAAGCGCAGGCGCAGTACAACAGGGCTTTGGGTGCATTGGAGATCTCTTATGCACGCTATTACTATTATGCAGGATTTGATGTGAAGGAGTATGTAAAATGA
- a CDS encoding efflux RND transporter periplasmic adaptor subunit: MMKKMMILGLLATAGLAEEIYATFNVQAEKEADLVLSTSGLVKKIYVDVGDTVKKGEVLLELDNDDLKTSMLLAQKQIELAEVNLRFAKKAYERFEKVQDVVDEELFDQYVSSYERSKIELSNAKANLSYKKALYEKTRLKAPFSGVIASKEIELGDGVSSAKMETLFTLITPKKQKLMVTVDEKYWQKLKVGQPFDYVVSGSEKSFSGKIVKIYPSIDDKKRSVTVEVPATALKAGLFGHGTIKAD, translated from the coding sequence ATGATGAAAAAGATGATGATATTGGGACTATTGGCAACGGCGGGCCTTGCAGAAGAGATCTATGCGACCTTCAATGTGCAGGCGGAAAAAGAGGCGGATCTGGTCCTTTCTACAAGCGGATTGGTGAAGAAAATCTATGTCGATGTCGGCGATACCGTCAAAAAAGGTGAGGTCCTGCTGGAGCTCGACAACGATGACCTCAAAACATCGATGCTCCTGGCACAGAAGCAGATCGAACTGGCTGAGGTTAACCTCCGTTTCGCTAAAAAAGCGTATGAACGTTTCGAAAAGGTGCAGGATGTTGTCGATGAAGAGCTGTTTGATCAGTATGTTTCGAGTTATGAGCGCTCCAAGATCGAACTGTCCAACGCCAAAGCCAATCTTTCCTATAAAAAGGCGCTCTATGAGAAGACCCGTCTGAAAGCGCCGTTTTCCGGTGTAATCGCCTCCAAAGAGATCGAACTCGGCGACGGGGTAAGTTCGGCAAAGATGGAAACCCTATTTACTTTGATCACACCGAAAAAGCAGAAACTGATGGTAACGGTCGACGAGAAGTATTGGCAGAAGCTGAAAGTGGGACAGCCGTTTGACTACGTCGTGAGCGGCAGCGAAAAGAGCTTTAGCGGCAAGATAGTCAAGATCTACCCTTCGATCGATGACAAAAAACGTTCCGTTACGGTGGAAGTTCCTGCAACTGCACTCAAAGCCGGGCTTTTCGGGCACGGTACGATCAAGGCTGACTGA